In Risungbinella massiliensis, a single window of DNA contains:
- a CDS encoding 3-hydroxybutyryl-CoA dehydrogenase, whose protein sequence is MSLQHIGVVGAGQMGSGIAQVFAQAGFQVTLVDTQERFLARGIDSIQKSLARFVQKGMLSEEEKEATLARIKTTIELTPLSQVDLVVEAIVEQMDAKAKLFSQLDQICPASTILASNTSSLPITEIAAVTNRPAKVIGMHFMNPVPVMKLVEIIRGLATSDEVYETIHQLTEKLGKHPVEVQDFPGFVSNRILMPMVNEAIYSVYEGVATPEAVDAVMKLGMNHPMGPLQLADMIGLDTCLYIMETLQDGFGDSKYRPCPLLRKYVKAGWLGRKSGRGFYQYS, encoded by the coding sequence ATGAGCTTACAGCATATCGGAGTAGTAGGTGCAGGGCAGATGGGGAGTGGCATCGCTCAAGTATTTGCCCAAGCAGGATTTCAGGTTACGTTAGTCGATACACAGGAGCGATTTTTGGCCAGAGGAATAGATTCGATCCAAAAGAGCTTAGCCCGTTTTGTACAGAAAGGAATGTTATCAGAAGAGGAAAAAGAGGCAACTCTTGCACGGATCAAGACAACCATAGAATTAACACCATTGTCGCAAGTAGATTTAGTAGTAGAGGCGATTGTGGAGCAAATGGATGCAAAAGCAAAGCTGTTTTCTCAATTAGATCAGATTTGTCCAGCTTCTACGATCCTTGCCAGTAATACCTCTTCTTTGCCGATTACGGAGATAGCAGCAGTGACGAATCGCCCAGCAAAGGTAATTGGTATGCATTTTATGAATCCCGTACCGGTGATGAAGCTAGTGGAGATCATTCGGGGATTGGCTACGTCCGATGAGGTCTATGAGACAATTCATCAATTGACGGAAAAGTTAGGAAAACACCCTGTTGAGGTACAAGACTTTCCAGGATTTGTCTCGAATCGCATTCTCATGCCCATGGTTAATGAAGCGATTTACTCCGTCTATGAAGGAGTTGCTACACCTGAAGCGGTTGATGCAGTGATGAAACTTGGGATGAATCATCCAATGGGACCGCTTCAACTAGCTGATATGATTGGATTAGATACCTGTTTGTACATTATGGAGACATTGCAAGATGGTTTTGGGGATTCCAAGTACCGTCCGTGTCCCCTGTTACGCAAATATGTCAAAGCTGGTTGGCTAGGACGCAAAAGTGGTAGAGGTTTTTACCAATACTCCTAA
- a CDS encoding acetyl-CoA C-acetyltransferase, with translation MRKTVIVAGARTPIGKFGGGLSTIPAVELGAATIREALLRAKVSGDQLDEVIMGMVLQGGNGQIPSRQAAVKAGIPWSVGTETVNKVCASGMRSVTLADQIIRAGDGDLLVAGGMESMSQAPYVLPSARFGYKMGHGEVTDLMLRDGLLCAFENVHMIHHGNYIASKYEISREQQDDWALRSHLRAQAAVESGKFAEEIVAVEIKGRKGTTTIAQDESIRPDSTLEKLAALRPALSQDGSITAGNAPGVNDGAAALILASEERALELGLDPIAEIVGHAAVAMEARDFPTTPAFAIQKLLQKHGLTLDQIDLFEVNEAFAAVTLVTGKLLGWDQEKVNVNGGAVALGHPIGASGTRILLTLAQELQRRGGGLGVAAICSGAGQGDAVLIRVS, from the coding sequence GTGAGGAAAACAGTAATCGTTGCAGGAGCACGTACTCCTATCGGGAAATTTGGCGGAGGGTTGTCCACTATACCTGCGGTAGAGCTAGGGGCAGCAACAATCAGAGAAGCCCTACTACGTGCAAAAGTGTCTGGAGATCAATTAGATGAAGTGATTATGGGAATGGTGCTTCAGGGAGGAAATGGGCAGATTCCTTCTCGTCAAGCTGCGGTGAAAGCGGGAATTCCGTGGTCTGTTGGTACAGAGACAGTAAATAAAGTGTGTGCTTCTGGTATGAGAAGTGTTACCTTGGCAGATCAAATCATTCGAGCGGGTGATGGAGACTTACTCGTTGCAGGTGGAATGGAAAGTATGAGCCAAGCGCCCTATGTTCTTCCGAGTGCCCGTTTTGGTTATAAAATGGGGCATGGTGAAGTAACGGACCTAATGTTACGGGATGGTCTTTTATGTGCTTTTGAAAATGTTCATATGATCCATCATGGAAACTATATTGCTTCAAAATACGAGATATCACGAGAGCAACAAGATGATTGGGCATTACGTAGTCACCTTCGTGCACAAGCAGCGGTAGAGTCGGGGAAATTTGCAGAGGAGATTGTAGCGGTAGAGATCAAAGGACGCAAAGGAACTACCACCATTGCCCAAGATGAGTCTATTCGTCCTGATTCTACCTTAGAAAAACTAGCAGCTCTACGACCAGCTCTCTCTCAAGATGGCTCGATCACAGCTGGGAATGCACCAGGAGTAAACGATGGGGCAGCAGCATTGATTCTAGCTTCTGAAGAACGAGCATTGGAATTAGGTTTGGACCCAATTGCTGAAATAGTAGGACATGCAGCAGTGGCGATGGAAGCACGGGATTTTCCGACCACTCCTGCGTTTGCTATTCAAAAATTATTGCAAAAACATGGTTTAACACTAGATCAGATTGATTTGTTTGAGGTGAATGAGGCTTTTGCAGCGGTGACATTGGTAACTGGTAAGCTGCTTGGCTGGGATCAAGAGAAAGTGAATGTCAATGGAGGAGCAGTAGCTCTTGGACACCCAATTGGTGCATCTGGAACCCGGATTTTGCTAACACTTGCTCAGGAACTACAACGTCGTGGCGGTGGACTTGGAGTTGCTGCGATCTGTAGTGGTGCGGGACAAGGGGATGCTGTTCTGATTCGTGTATCCTGA
- a CDS encoding (Fe-S)-binding protein gives MSLLTLNWIIFVLVAGMAFYLFGSVVYARYVYVRLGKPADLQRDWSVAFREFMVNVFGQKKLLKDKKSGWMHVVMFYGFILIQLGALDLFWKGLAPGSHLPVPFYPGFLLLQELTTFFVLLATLYAFYRRYIEKLARLKRGWKAGIVIILLTTLMFSILFSATFEKIAISGQVEIWTPISSLLALPFLGWMSPETGEALFYAAWWLHALVVFTFLVYVPQSKHFHLLVAPINVLLKRQDAPSKLKLIDFEDETVEEYGVNKIEDFDQKQLMDLYACVECGRCTNMCPASGTGKTLSPMDLIVKLRDHLTETGAAITSQTPWVPSFAFGGANQAALESAAGSERKQLIGEVITEQELWACTTCRNCEDACPVSNEHVDKILDMRRYLVMTEGKMEPEVSRTMQNIERQGNPWGISKKDRAKWANEGDVVVPTVKEEKEFEYLFFVGSMGSYDNRSQKIARSFARLLQHAGVKFAILGNKEKNSGDTARRLGNEFLFQQLAGENIALFEKHNVEKIVTIDPHAYNTFKNEYPDLGLNAKVYHHSEVLAELVDQGKLKPMKEVKERITYHDSCYLGRYNGKYDPPRFVLSHIPGLELVEMERNRENGMCCGAGGGLMWMEEKEGTRVNIARTEQALAVKPTMIGSACPYCLTMLSDGTKAKEVEDQVQTMDVAEILELSIGISS, from the coding sequence ATGAGTTTACTTACTCTGAATTGGATCATATTCGTACTAGTAGCAGGCATGGCGTTTTACCTGTTTGGTTCTGTAGTATATGCGAGGTATGTGTATGTCCGTCTTGGAAAGCCAGCCGATCTACAGCGCGATTGGTCTGTTGCTTTTCGAGAGTTTATGGTCAATGTCTTTGGACAGAAAAAGTTATTGAAAGATAAAAAAAGCGGTTGGATGCATGTAGTGATGTTCTATGGATTTATTCTCATTCAGTTAGGGGCTCTTGACTTGTTCTGGAAAGGGCTTGCTCCTGGTTCACACTTACCAGTTCCTTTTTATCCAGGATTCCTATTGCTGCAAGAGCTGACTACCTTTTTTGTGCTCCTTGCTACTCTCTATGCTTTTTATCGTCGATATATCGAGAAATTGGCTCGACTGAAGCGAGGCTGGAAAGCTGGAATCGTCATTATTTTATTGACCACTTTAATGTTCTCTATTTTATTTTCCGCTACCTTTGAAAAGATCGCCATAAGTGGGCAAGTCGAAATCTGGACACCTATTTCCTCTCTACTTGCGCTTCCGTTCTTGGGATGGATGAGTCCTGAGACAGGAGAAGCACTATTTTATGCGGCATGGTGGCTACATGCTTTAGTTGTCTTTACCTTTTTGGTCTATGTCCCACAATCAAAGCATTTTCACCTCCTTGTCGCACCGATTAATGTGCTATTAAAAAGACAAGATGCTCCATCTAAATTGAAGCTGATTGATTTTGAGGATGAGACGGTAGAAGAATATGGAGTAAACAAAATTGAGGACTTTGATCAAAAACAATTGATGGATCTGTATGCTTGTGTGGAGTGTGGGCGTTGTACCAATATGTGCCCTGCATCAGGTACAGGGAAGACCCTATCTCCAATGGATCTCATCGTCAAACTGCGTGATCATCTGACAGAGACAGGGGCAGCGATCACTTCGCAGACTCCATGGGTTCCTTCATTTGCTTTTGGAGGTGCTAATCAAGCGGCACTGGAAAGTGCAGCAGGTAGCGAGCGCAAACAGCTGATTGGTGAGGTAATCACAGAGCAAGAATTATGGGCTTGTACCACTTGTCGCAACTGTGAAGATGCTTGTCCTGTGTCGAACGAGCATGTAGATAAGATTTTGGATATGCGTCGCTATCTCGTGATGACTGAAGGAAAAATGGAGCCAGAGGTTTCTCGGACGATGCAAAATATCGAGCGTCAAGGGAATCCGTGGGGAATTAGCAAGAAAGATCGTGCAAAGTGGGCTAATGAAGGTGATGTTGTCGTACCAACCGTAAAGGAAGAAAAGGAATTCGAATATCTATTTTTTGTTGGTTCGATGGGCTCGTATGATAACAGAAGTCAAAAGATCGCTCGTTCCTTTGCTCGATTGCTCCAACATGCAGGCGTGAAGTTTGCCATTCTTGGAAATAAGGAGAAAAATTCAGGGGATACCGCTCGCCGTCTAGGGAATGAATTTTTGTTTCAGCAACTGGCGGGAGAGAATATTGCTTTGTTCGAAAAACATAATGTAGAGAAAATTGTAACCATTGATCCTCATGCATATAACACGTTTAAAAATGAATATCCAGACCTTGGACTCAACGCCAAAGTTTATCATCACTCAGAAGTATTGGCAGAGTTAGTCGATCAGGGCAAACTTAAGCCGATGAAAGAAGTGAAAGAGAGAATTACGTATCACGACTCTTGCTATCTCGGTCGTTATAATGGTAAATATGATCCTCCGCGATTTGTCCTGTCACATATTCCAGGCCTTGAGTTAGTGGAGATGGAGCGAAACCGTGAAAATGGAATGTGCTGTGGAGCGGGCGGCGGTTTGATGTGGATGGAAGAGAAGGAAGGAACTAGAGTAAATATAGCTCGTACCGAACAAGCATTGGCAGTCAAACCAACCATGATCGGAAGTGCGTGTCCATATTGCCTTACGATGTTGTCTGATGGAACAAAGGCAAAAGAGGTAGAAGATCAAGTGCAGACCATGGATGTAGCGGAAATCTTGGAGTTGAGTATTGGAATTTCCTCATAA
- a CDS encoding M24 family metallopeptidase, which translates to MRQSLENRHAALREAERKAESLFKEVEKRNILRAGVTEKQINREVYQLAFEMFGIKKYWHKRIVRTGKNTLFPYKENPPDLTVASDDIIFLDFGPIFEDWEADFGRTYVLGNDPQKIKLRNDIEEAWQEGKNFFQSNPDITGSELFEFMYELATKYGWEYGGPHAGHLIGEFPHERIQGDEVENYIHRDNKVRMRDLDQNGQPRDWILEVHFIDRNLKIGGFFEQLLTVE; encoded by the coding sequence TTGAGGCAATCTTTAGAGAACAGGCACGCAGCTCTTCGGGAGGCTGAAAGGAAAGCAGAATCTTTATTTAAAGAGGTCGAAAAGCGAAATATTTTAAGAGCTGGTGTAACCGAAAAGCAGATCAATCGCGAGGTATATCAATTAGCATTTGAAATGTTCGGGATCAAGAAATATTGGCATAAACGGATTGTAAGAACTGGGAAAAATACTTTGTTTCCATATAAAGAGAATCCACCAGATCTAACTGTTGCTAGCGATGACATTATCTTTCTCGACTTTGGCCCTATCTTTGAAGACTGGGAAGCGGATTTTGGACGCACTTATGTTCTTGGAAACGATCCACAGAAGATAAAGTTACGAAACGATATTGAAGAGGCTTGGCAAGAGGGGAAAAACTTCTTTCAATCTAATCCAGATATAACAGGCAGTGAACTTTTTGAGTTTATGTATGAACTTGCGACGAAATATGGATGGGAATATGGCGGACCACATGCAGGTCACCTCATTGGCGAGTTCCCTCATGAACGAATTCAAGGTGATGAAGTGGAGAACTATATTCATCGTGATAATAAAGTACGGATGAGAGATCTTGATCAAAACGGTCAGCCACGAGATTGGATCTTGGAAGTCCATTTTATTGATCGAAACCTGAAAATTGGTGGATTTTTTGAGCAGTTATTGACGGTTGAATAA
- a CDS encoding zinc ribbon domain-containing protein — protein sequence MQVDPYNTSQACSKCGQIVKKERKDRVHSCSCGYTEDRDVNAARNILHKAVGHVPTLKCGQLELNLI from the coding sequence ATACAAGTGGACCCATACAACACGTCTCAGGCTTGCTCAAAATGTGGTCAGATCGTAAAAAAAGAACGAAAAGATAGAGTCCATAGTTGCTCTTGCGGTTATACAGAAGATAGAGATGTAAATGCGGCAAGAAACATACTACATAAAGCAGTTGGACATGTTCCAACGCTAAAATGCGGACAGTTAGAACTAAACCTAATATAG
- a CDS encoding transposase has translation MLLYLPYFCYTICMSKNTVKHARTCVYNVNYHMVWSVKYRRAVLDQEIETYLKVIFQEIAEEKGFEVAMMEVGEXYKWTHTTRLRLAQNVVRS, from the coding sequence ATGTTACTATATTTACCCTATTTTTGTTATACTATATGTATGAGTAAAAACACTGTAAAACACGCTAGGACTTGCGTGTATAATGTCAACTACCACATGGTATGGTCGGTGAAGTATCGTAGAGCCGTACTGGATCAAGAGATTGAAACGTATCTAAAAGTTATTTTTCAAGAGATTGCGGAGGAGAAAGGGTTTGAAGTAGCTATGATGGAGGTGGGAGAGANATACAAGTGGACCCATACAACACGTCTCAGGCTTGCTCAAAATGTGGTCAGATCGTAA
- a CDS encoding DinB family protein: MKNKATIIMEFEQFLFWIQQFKLDDHQTFLEPISEGKWSIAEILSHLMFWDRYFLQEILPHIRPGADIEFIPFQQLNNKSSIYALSGISMNELVEEVIHYRTKLVEKLREQTEEQFHIPFKLNGEEIDSYSGSRYTLCNYIQDSVHHDHHHQRQIAEFLKTIEKPLS, translated from the coding sequence ATGAAAAACAAAGCAACCATCATCATGGAATTTGAACAATTCCTATTCTGGATTCAGCAATTCAAATTAGACGACCATCAAACTTTTCTAGAACCGATTTCAGAGGGGAAATGGTCCATCGCGGAAATCCTATCTCATTTGATGTTTTGGGACCGATATTTTCTTCAAGAAATACTTCCACATATACGCCCTGGAGCGGACATCGAGTTTATTCCATTTCAACAGTTAAATAATAAATCGTCTATATACGCTTTATCAGGAATTTCCATGAATGAGTTAGTAGAAGAAGTGATCCACTATCGAACAAAACTAGTGGAAAAACTGAGAGAACAAACAGAAGAGCAGTTTCATATTCCGTTTAAATTAAATGGAGAAGAAATAGATAGTTATTCTGGATCTCGCTATACATTATGTAACTATATCCAAGATTCCGTTCACCATGATCATCATCATCAACGGCAAATCGCGGAGTTCCTAAAAACAATAGAGAAACCACTATCTTGA
- a CDS encoding GPP34 family phosphoprotein produces the protein MGKKIQEQLIGELVRKDAIKEDESKLFYLIPTKRYVHQEHINRQIIERLRAEVLEDGKVEDQTIMLIILLDTSNMLRGIFPPMRNSN, from the coding sequence GTGGGAAAGAAAATTCAGGAGCAATTAATAGGAGAGTTAGTTCGCAAGGATGCAATAAAGGAAGACGAATCCAAGCTATTTTATCTTATTCCAACAAAACGTTACGTACATCAGGAACATATTAATAGACAAATTATCGAACGACTACGTGCAGAAGTTTTAGAAGATGGCAAAGTAGAGGATCAGACGATTATGTTGATCATACTTTTAGATACCTCTAATATGTTAAGGGGTATTTTTCCTCCTATGAGAAACAGCAATTAG
- the kamE gene encoding lysine 5,6-aminomutase subunit beta, which yields MNSDLRNVRPYGDTYHDGAVQVSFSLPVPCGEEAREAAKQLVIQMGLLEPQVYHMKDLGENFTYFIVYGKCQHSVDFTSIYVPKVESERMEFQEINQFIHDNIGRKVVVLGACTGTDAHTVGIDAIMNMKGYNGEYGLERYPEIEAYNLGAQVLNEDLIQKAREYQADVLLVSQIVTQKGVHLTNLTELVDMLEAEGMRDQIVLICGGPRIHHELALELGYDAGFGPGALAPDVASYFVQELYRREQKRRQEKML from the coding sequence ATGAATAGTGATTTACGAAACGTCCGCCCGTATGGCGATACCTATCATGATGGTGCTGTACAAGTAAGTTTTTCGCTCCCTGTGCCATGTGGGGAAGAGGCTCGAGAAGCAGCTAAGCAATTAGTGATCCAAATGGGATTGTTAGAGCCGCAAGTCTACCACATGAAAGATCTAGGAGAGAATTTTACCTATTTTATCGTCTATGGTAAGTGTCAGCACTCTGTCGATTTCACCTCCATCTATGTACCTAAAGTAGAGAGCGAACGAATGGAATTCCAAGAGATCAATCAGTTTATTCATGACAATATAGGACGAAAAGTAGTCGTGCTAGGAGCCTGTACTGGGACGGATGCTCATACGGTTGGGATTGATGCCATTATGAATATGAAAGGATACAACGGAGAGTATGGTTTGGAGCGCTATCCAGAGATCGAAGCTTATAATTTGGGAGCACAAGTCCTCAATGAAGATTTAATTCAGAAAGCAAGAGAATATCAAGCAGACGTGTTACTTGTCTCCCAGATTGTCACTCAAAAAGGAGTGCATCTAACCAATCTCACTGAGTTAGTCGATATGTTAGAGGCAGAGGGAATGCGTGATCAGATCGTGTTGATTTGTGGGGGACCTAGGATTCATCATGAACTTGCTTTGGAGTTAGGTTATGATGCTGGATTTGGTCCGGGTGCACTGGCACCAGATGTGGCTTCCTATTTCGTACAGGAGCTGTATCGCAGAGAACAGAAGAGAAGACAAGAAAAGATGTTATAA